The proteins below come from a single Rosa rugosa chromosome 2, drRosRugo1.1, whole genome shotgun sequence genomic window:
- the LOC133734023 gene encoding trigger factor-like protein TIG, Chloroplastic, which yields MELCLTAINGGSTAVLNSNPSRSSPSLLLPKNPSSLQLYTSRRPPSLSRQFHPLQFAVSSSSSTATTSEIDQLPADISVTETQQPNSRVKLSIQVPPEVCDDCYKKVIVEFMKQAKVPGFRPGKRVPESILVSYVGKKSVDKATIESILRRTLPHAMSSMTGTALTDSVSILTKFSELEQAYSSGTSLRYDVIVDVAPEVKWIPENGYKNLKVTVEIDSDIDAQKVSEQELRRRHKSLGALRIVTDRGLQVGDLVVLDISATTINQDESNVQNIPSAESKGYHFDTEDGDKLIPGFLDSIIGIQRGETKSFPLVFPESWAQENLQGIHAQFNVECKELFYRDLPELDDSLAPKLLPGCTTLEQVKESLLQKCQELEQTAREQAADNAILDQLCKMVEVDIPQSLFEEQGRQLYGAKLLEIQANVKINEEQLATLSGKKAVDEYLLHQKENIMNMIKQSMAVGDIFKREKLQFSTDDLVKEVENSIAEFKRQKQDYDEERVKGQVQEILEGAKVLEWLREHSEIQYITN from the exons ATGGAGCTCTGCCTCACTGCCATCAATGGTGGCTCCACAGCGGTCCTCAACTCAAACCCATCACGCTCCTCACCCTCCCTTCTTCTCCCCAAAAACCCTTCTTCTCTCCAACTCTACACTTCTCGCAGACCCCCCTCTCTTTCCCGCCAATTCCACCCTCTCCAATTCGCGGTCTCGTCCTCTTCTTCCACCGCTACCACCTCCGAGATAGACCAACTTCCGGCCGACATCAGCGTCACAGAGACCCAACAACCCAATTCCAGA GTGAAGTTGAGCATACAAGTGCCGCCGGAGGTCTGCGACGACTGTTACAAAAAGGTTATAGTCGAGTTCATGAAGCAAGCAAAG GTTCCGGGGTTTCGGCCTGGAAAGAGGGTGCCGGAGAGTATTCTTGTGAGTTATGTAGGGAAGAAAAGTGTAGACAAGGCTACCATTGAGTCTATTCTGAGGAGGACCCTTCCACATGCCATGTCTTCA ATGACCGGCACGGCTTTGACAGACTCGGTCAGCATTCTGACCAAATTTTCTGAGCTAGAGCAGGCCTATTCTTCTGGCACCTCTCTCAG ATATGATGTGATTGTTGATGTAGCACCAGAAGTGAAGTGGATTCCTGAGAACGGATACAAGAATTTGAAGGTCACCGTTGAGATAGACAGTGACATAGATGCACAAAAGGTTTCTGAACAAGAATTAAGACGCCGTCACAAGTCCCTAGGGGCTTTAAGAATTGTAACTGACAGAGGACTACAG GTTGGCGATCTTGTCGTCCTTGATATATCTGCAACAACAATAAATCAAGACGAATCAAATGTTCAAAATATTCCATCTGCAGAGAGTAAAG GTTATCATTTTGATACGGAAGATGGTGATAAACTAATTCCCGGTTTCCTTGATTCGATAATTGGAATCCAACGAGGTGAAACAAAGTCTTTTCCTCTTGTATTTCCTGAATCATGGGCACaggaaaatctccaaggaattCATGCTCAATTCAAT GTTGAATGCAAGGAGTTATTTTACAGAGATTTACCCGAATTGGATGACTCCCTTGCTCCTAAGCTTCTTCCTGGATGCACCACCCTGGAACAG GTCAAGGAATCACTCTTGCAAAAATGCCAGGAACTAGAGCAAACAGCTAGAGAGCAAGCAGCAGATAATGCCATTCTCGATCAGCTTTGCAAG ATGGTAGAGGTTGATATTCCTCAATCCTTGTTTGAGGAACAAGGTAGGCAGCTTTATGGAGCCAAACTTTTAGAGATACAG GCAAAtgtaaaaataaatgaagaGCAACTGGCTACACTGTCAGGTAAGAAAGCAGTGGATGAGTACCTTCTACACCAGAAGGAGAATATCATGAATATGATAAAACAGAGTATGGCTGTTGGAGACATATTTAAACGGGAAAAGTTGCAG TTTTCAACAGACGATCTTGTGAAAGAGGTCGAAAATTCCATTGCTGAATTCAAACGTCAAAAACAGGATTATGATGAGGAACGTGTTAAGGGACAG GTCCAAGAAATTTTAGAGGGAGCAAAGGTGCTTGAATGGTTAAGAGAACATTCAGAGATTCAGTACATAACTAACTAG